The following are from one region of the Epinephelus fuscoguttatus linkage group LG11, E.fuscoguttatus.final_Chr_v1 genome:
- the LOC125897465 gene encoding kelch repeat and BTB domain-containing protein 11-like has protein sequence MEAEEGRQSDTSSGDVSSHLGSAAADMSHDISADNCYELLTKAKRAGAEGERDRIYRYMSDHFLQVLRSPGVYGRLTAGERELILARRMEGTKVLAVAESSEVTDRGGSRENSRPQSPLLAAPEDTGHRRVFLLHPERQQWEVLTSLPEEIPAKGSGMCTMYNYLFVAGGMRAQGDGRSKASDRVFCFNPRTGLWSQVRPLSQPRCQLRLVSMDGHLYAIGGECLFTVERYDPRADRWSPVAPLPKGSFAVAHEATSCGGELFVSGGSLFYRLLRYDSRRDEWEECPFNESRRRSTDMVAHRSLVYRFDVDRERAGVSVYKYNTVVKAWHGGAFFPLHNPLPFRCAVLGDRIYCVNRNQAVQFEVREEREEQEGFLPELLPSPPDTRGALVPFVLCLDRDH, from the coding sequence ATGGAGGCCGAAGAGGGGAGGCAGTCCGACACATCCTCCGGGGATGTGAGCTCGCATCTCGGCTCAGCAGCCGCAGACATGTCGCATGACATCAGCGCAGACAACTGCTACGAGCTGCTGACAAAAGCCAAGCGCGCGGGCGCGGAAGGCGAGCGGGACCGGATCTACCGTTACATGAGCGACCACTTCCTGCAGGTGCTGCGGAGCCCCGGGGTGTACGGCCGGCTCACCGCGGGGGAGAGGGAGCTCATCTTGGCCCGCAGGATGGAGGGGACCAAGGTGCTGGCGGTGGCGGAGAGCAGCGAGGTGACTGACCGCGGGGGGAGCCGGGAGAACAGCCGGCCGCAGAGCCCGCTGCTGGCCGCCCCGGAGGACACCGGACACCGGCGGGTGTTTCTCCTCCACCCGGAGCGGCAGCAGTGGGAGGTGCTGACCAGCCTGCCGGAGGAGATCCCGGCCAAAGGCTCCGGGATGTGCACCATGTATAACTACCTGTTCGTGGCGGGGGGCATGAGGGCGCAAGGGGACGGCCGCTCCAAAGCGTCGGACCGGGTGTTCTGCTTCAACCCGCGGACCGGCCTGTGGAGCCAGGTCCGGCCTCTGAGCCAGCCCCGCTGCCAGCTGCGGCTGGTCTCCATGGACGGACACCTGTACGCCATCGGAGGGGAGTGTCTGTTCACGGTGGAGCGCTACGACCCGCGCGCGGACAGGTGGAGTCCGGTGGCGCCGCTGCCCAAAGGCTCCTTCGCCGTTGCGCACGAGGCGACGTCGTGCGGCGGGGAGCTGTTCGTGTCCGGTGGCTCGCTCTTCTACCGGCTGCTGCGGTACGACTCCCGCCGGGACGAGTGGGAGGAGTGTCCGTTCAACGAGAGCCGGCGCCGCTCCACCGACATGGTGGCGCACCGCAGCCTCGTGTACCGCTTCGACGTGGACCGGGAGCGCGCGGGCGTGAGCGTGTACAAGTACAACACGGTGGTGAAGGCATGGCACGGCGGCGCCTTCTTCCCGCTACACAACCCGCTGCCTTTCCGCTGTGCGGTGCTCGGGGACCGGATCTACTGCGTCAACCGGAACCAGGCGGTGCAGTTCGAGGTCCGGGAGGAGCGCGAGGAGCAGGAGGGCTTCCTGCCGGAGCTGCTGCCCTCCCCCCCGGACACCAGAGGAGCCCTGGTGCCCTTCGTCCTCTGTCTGGACCGGGACCACTGA
- the LOC125897545 gene encoding uncharacterized protein LOC125897545, which translates to MSTLHASPFALHPAPFTLCPSPCTLHLSPCTLHPLPFTLHPSPAPFTLHLHPARFTLCPSPCTLHPLPFTLHPSPFTLHPSPFALHPAPFTCTLHPLPFTLHPSPAPCTLHPLPFTLHPSPFTCTLHLHPSPFTLHLHPSPAPFTLHLHPSPFTCTLHLHPSPFTLHTCTLHLHPSPFTCTLHPSPCTLHPAPFTCTLHPAPFTLHPSPAPFTLHPAPFTLHPAPCTLHPSPAPCTLHPSPCTLHPSPAPCTLHPSPFTLHPSPFTLHPAPFTCTLHPSPCTLHPSPCTLHPAPFSLHPSPFTCTLHPAPCTLHPAPFTLHPSPAPCTLHPSPCTLHPAPFTLHLHPAPCTLHPAPCTLHPSPAPCTLHPAP; encoded by the coding sequence ATGAGCACCCTGCACGCTTCACCCTTTGCCCTTCACCCTGCACCCTTCACCCTTTGCCCTTCACCCTGCACCCTTCACCTTTCACCCTGCACCCTTCACCCTTTGCCCTTCACCCTGCACCCTTCACCTGCACCCTTCACCCTTCACCTGCACCCTGCACGCTTCACCCTTTGCCCTTCACCCTGCACCCTTCACCCTTTGCCCTTCACCCTGCACCCTTCACCTTTCACCCTGCACCCTTCACCCTTTGCCCTTCACCCTGCACCCTTCACCTGCACCCTTCACCCTTTGCCCTTCACCCTGCACCCTTCACCTGCACCCTGCACCCTTCACCCTTTGCCCTTCACCCTGCACCCTTCACCCTTCACCTGCACCCTTCACCTGCACCCTTCACCCTTCACCCTTCACCTGCACCCTTCACCTGCACCCTTCACCCTTCACCTGCACCCTTCACCCTTCACCTGCACCCTTCACCTGCACCCTTCACCCTTCACCCTTCACACCTGCACCCTTCACCTGCACCCTTCACCCTTCACCTGCACCCTTCACCCTTCACCCTGCACCCTGCACCCTGCACCCTTCACCTGCACCCTGCACCCTGCACCCTTCACCCTGCACCCTTCACCTGCACCCTTCACCCTTCACCCTGCACCCTTCACCCTTCACCCTGCACCCTGCACCCTGCACCCTTCACCTGCACCCTGCACCCTTCACCCTTCACCCTGCACCCTGCACCCTTCACCTGCACCCTGCACCCTGCACCCTTCACCCTTCACCCTGCACCCTTCACCCTTCACCCTTCACCCTGCACCCTTCACCTGCACCCTGCACCCTTCACCCTGCACCCTGCACCCTTCACCCTGCACCCTTCACCCTGCACCCTTCAGCCTTCACCCTTCACCCTTCACCTGCACCCTGCACCCTGCACCCTGCACCCTTCACCCTGCACCCTTCACCCTTCACCCTTCACCTGCACCCTGCACCCTGCACCCTTCACCCTGCACCCTGCACCCTGCACCCTTCACCCTTCACCTGCACCCTGCACCCTGCACCCTTCACCCTGCACCCTGCACCCTTCACCCTTCACCTGCACCCTGCACCCTTCACCCTGCACCCTAA
- the ccr6a gene encoding LOW QUALITY PROTEIN: C-C chemokine receptor type 6a (The sequence of the model RefSeq protein was modified relative to this genomic sequence to represent the inferred CDS: inserted 4 bases in 2 codons), translating to MNNTNQSDYSDSDYIDYDYDLVGPCSHQNNQSVELVVGPYIHSIICILGFVGNCLVIVTYAFYKRTKSMTDVYLLNVAIADLLFVASLPLIVYNELSSWSMGPVACKLLRGSYSVNLYSGMLLLACISTDRYIAIVQARRSFRLRSLPYSXAICTIVWAAALLLSFPTFYFYNWYEPSHSKDAFMDEGEDTNQTSRPPAYVCXFKFMDNSTAWKTKVAVPSTQLAAGFFLPLLVMVFCYTAIIVTLLKAKNFQRHKAVRVVFAVVAVFIVCHLPYNITLLYETAVMFELQTCEDSDILQMVKTVTQSIAYLHCCLNPVLYAFVGVKFRNHFRRIVQDLWCLGKRYIAPRRFSRVTSEVYVSTRRSVDGSSENGSSFTM from the exons atgaaCAACACCAACCAATCAGATTACAGCGACAGCGACTACATTGATTATGACTACGACCTGGTTGGACCTTGTTCTCACCAGAACAACCAGAGTGTGGAGCTGGTGGTCGGCCCGTACATCCACTCCATCATCTGCATCCTGGGCTTTGTTGGGAACTGCCTGGTGATCGTCACTTACGCCTTCTACAAGAGGACCAAATCCATGACCGACGTCTACCTGCTCAACGTGGCCATCGCAGACCTGCTGTTCGTGGCGTCGCTGCCTCTCATCGTCTACAACGAGCTGTCGTCATGGTCGATGGGGCCGGTGGCCTGCAAGCTGCTGCGCGGCTCCTACAGCGTGAACCTGTACAGCGGCATGCTGCTGCTCGCCTGCATCAGCACCGACCGCTACATCGCCATTGTCCAGGCCCGCCGCAGCTTCAGGCTGCGCTCGCTGCCGTACAG CGCCATCTGCACCATCGTTTGGGCCGCCGCCTTACTGCTGTCCTTCCCCACCTTCTACTTCTACAACTGGTACGAACCGTCCCACAGCAAGGACGCCTTCATGGACGAGGGCGAGGACACCAACCAGACGTCCAGGCCTCCAGCTTACGTCTG GTTCAAGTTCATGGACAACAGCACGGCCTGGAAGACAAAGGTAGCTGTCCCCAGCACCCAGCTGGCCGCAGGCTTCTTCCTGCCACTGCTCGTCATGGTCTTCTGCTACACCGCCATCATTGTCACGCTGCTGAAAGCCAAAAACTTCCAGCGGCACAAGGCAGTGCGGGTGGTTTTCGCCGTGGTGGCGGTGTTCATCGTCTGCCACCTGCCCTACAACATCACGCTGCTCTACGAGACTGCAGTCATGTTCGAGCTGCAGACGTGTGAAGACTCGGACATCCTGCAGATGGTCAAGACGGTGACGCAGAGCATCGCCTACCTGCACTGCTGCCTGAACCCGGTGCTTTACGCCTTCGTGGGGGTGAAGTTCAGGAACCACTTCAGGAGGATCGTCCAGGACCTGTGGTGTCTGGGGAAGAGGTACATCGCCCCACGCCGCTTCTCCAGGGTCACCTCCGAGGTCTACGTGTCCACCCGCCGCTCAGTGGACGGATCCAGTGAAAACGGTTCATCTTTCACCATGTGA